Proteins encoded within one genomic window of Celeribacter baekdonensis:
- a CDS encoding strictosidine synthase family protein, with translation MCPDLFRASALSRNGGRLVVGLRGQRQVVVGGGNRLGELDGPEDIILDEDDNLYCGSRHGDVIRFFAPDYKRHEVYVHIGGSRLAWRSIGIRSCGLCRGNGLYKVTKDRKPVKLSDETNRSLFSVIDDSRMRLADDLDIAPDGRIFFSEATIRYEIHDWILDALESRGNGRIICYDPHDGSSRTVLSNLQFPNGITMVGDDESFLFAEPGAVGSVAIGTRARARGRPKS, from the coding sequence ATGTGTCCCGACCTATTTCGCGCTTCCGCCCTGTCCCGAAACGGTGGAAGGCTCGTCGTCGGTTTACGAGGTCAACGACAGGTTGTCGTCGGCGGAGGCAATCGTCTGGGCGAGCTCGACGGGCCGGAAGACATTATTCTCGATGAAGACGACAACCTCTATTGCGGCAGCCGTCATGGCGATGTGATCCGGTTCTTTGCCCCGGATTACAAACGGCACGAGGTCTATGTCCATATCGGGGGCAGCCGCTTGGCATGGCGTTCAATCGGGATCAGGAGCTGTGGTCTGTGTCGGGGGAATGGGCTTTACAAAGTCACCAAGGACCGCAAGCCGGTCAAACTTTCGGACGAAACCAACCGCTCGCTGTTCTCGGTGATCGACGATTCCCGTATGCGGCTCGCCGACGATCTCGACATCGCGCCGGACGGTCGGATTTTCTTTTCCGAAGCCACCATCCGCTACGAGATTCACGACTGGATTCTCGATGCGCTGGAATCGCGCGGCAATGGTCGGATCATCTGCTACGACCCGCACGACGGCTCGTCCCGGACCGTTCTGTCGAACCTTCAGTTCCCGAATGGCATCACGATGGTTGGCGACGATGAATCCTTCCTCTTTGCCGAACCTGGGGCTGTCGGATCAGTCGCTATTGGTACGCGGGCCCGCGCAAGGGGCAGACCGAAGTCGTGA
- a CDS encoding sugar ABC transporter substrate-binding protein, producing the protein MCGKGTSGKVAVVQGPVTAPPNQLGVAGVEDALSEYPDIEIVSNQAADWDASKARSIASTILKQHGDLCAFIGLWDNMDVGIAAAIREAGLTEQVKLISTGGGNQQFGCTNLESGAFASYVKVDTRDQANQLAETIQILLQTRPEPGSQPFGLYTENKILTPDTVGPASCWTLDGIKAGD; encoded by the coding sequence ATGTGCGGCAAGGGAACCTCGGGCAAGGTCGCCGTGGTGCAGGGGCCGGTCACGGCGCCGCCGAACCAGTTGGGCGTTGCAGGCGTCGAGGATGCCCTGTCGGAGTACCCGGATATCGAGATCGTTTCCAATCAGGCCGCCGACTGGGACGCGTCCAAGGCGCGCTCGATCGCCTCGACCATTCTCAAACAACATGGCGATCTCTGCGCCTTCATCGGCTTGTGGGACAATATGGATGTCGGCATCGCGGCGGCCATTCGCGAAGCCGGGCTGACGGAGCAGGTCAAACTGATTTCAACAGGCGGCGGCAATCAGCAATTCGGCTGTACGAACCTCGAGAGCGGCGCGTTTGCGTCCTATGTCAAGGTGGACACCCGCGATCAGGCGAATCAACTGGCTGAAACCATCCAGATCCTGTTGCAGACCCGGCCCGAACCGGGATCGCAGCCCTTCGGTCTTTATACGGAAAACAAGATCCTGACACCGGACACGGTGGGCCCCGCATCCTGCTGGACGCTGGACGGGATCAAGGCGGGCGACTGA
- a CDS encoding substrate-binding domain-containing protein, whose protein sequence is MEGKKVAFVPITMGFDLTQGWMAAVERDAERLGYELTIRDPNWNVDAGAQAIEQLINEKPDVLIVHNNDMQAYAKLIRRAMDAGINVIQMNLKTPVNSDAFVGGTGTMSG, encoded by the coding sequence TTGGAAGGCAAAAAGGTCGCTTTCGTTCCGATCACGATGGGGTTCGACCTGACACAGGGCTGGATGGCGGCCGTTGAACGGGATGCAGAGCGGCTCGGGTATGAGCTGACGATCCGCGATCCCAACTGGAATGTCGATGCCGGGGCCCAGGCCATCGAACAGCTCATCAACGAAAAGCCCGATGTGTTGATCGTCCACAACAACGATATGCAGGCCTATGCCAAGCTCATTCGCCGGGCGATGGATGCGGGCATCAATGTGATCCAGATGAACCTGAAGACCCCGGTCAACTCCGACGCCTTCGTCGGCGGGACTGGTACGATGTCGGGGTGA
- a CDS encoding ABC transporter permease translates to MTAHQKTRLSLNQEQMVLAISGALFVIFSLTLDSFFQVSNLVSLLQNVSMLGILAIGMAGVVIGRGIDLTMVAVMVFSTGWSFVLFTGGMQIELALLLGLLLALAIGTVTGILVAYVEIPDIFATLAMATVITGLGRFALVPSDNIFISGDVGWLASLGTGSVAALPMPVVLFLVVACAAFVGLRLTRYGAFVYAIGDNPMASRNSGIPIRPIKVLMYSSSAFIAFCAGLIMAMTVSSVNTKLASSTMIYDIILVVVIGGIGLAGGKGSVRNVLSGTLLIGLLLNGMTIMNISYSRRTSSRASFCCWRSLSTRCSTPEMNRPLNRGISEALTGQNNTQQ, encoded by the coding sequence ATGACTGCACATCAAAAAACGAGGCTCTCGTTGAACCAGGAACAAATGGTGCTTGCCATTTCCGGGGCGCTTTTCGTGATTTTCTCGCTGACACTCGACAGCTTCTTTCAGGTGTCGAATCTCGTGTCGCTTTTACAGAATGTTTCGATGCTGGGTATTCTGGCCATTGGCATGGCCGGGGTCGTCATCGGACGGGGCATAGACCTGACGATGGTTGCGGTCATGGTGTTTTCCACCGGATGGTCCTTTGTCCTTTTTACCGGCGGGATGCAGATCGAACTGGCGTTGCTGTTGGGGCTGTTGCTGGCGCTGGCCATTGGGACGGTCACCGGCATCCTCGTGGCCTATGTCGAAATCCCGGATATCTTCGCCACGCTCGCCATGGCCACCGTCATTACCGGGCTCGGGCGTTTCGCGCTGGTGCCGAGCGACAATATTTTCATCAGCGGCGATGTTGGCTGGCTGGCCTCGCTTGGGACGGGGAGCGTCGCGGCGTTGCCGATGCCCGTCGTGCTGTTCCTGGTCGTCGCCTGTGCCGCTTTCGTCGGGCTGCGCCTGACGCGCTACGGGGCGTTCGTCTATGCGATCGGCGACAACCCGATGGCGTCGCGCAACAGCGGTATCCCGATCCGCCCCATCAAGGTCCTGATGTACAGCAGTTCGGCGTTCATCGCCTTCTGTGCTGGTCTGATCATGGCGATGACGGTGTCCTCCGTGAACACCAAACTGGCCAGTTCGACGATGATCTACGACATCATTCTGGTGGTCGTGATCGGGGGGATCGGTTTGGCCGGGGGCAAGGGCAGCGTACGCAATGTTCTTTCAGGCACGCTTTTGATCGGATTGCTGCTGAACGGCATGACGATCATGAACATCAGCTATTCGCGCAGAACATCATCAAGAGCCTCATTCTGTTGTTGGCGATCATTGTCGACTCGGTGCTCAACCCCAGAGATGAACAGACCTCTCAACAGGGGGATATCTGAGGCGCTTACAGGCCAAAACAACACCCAACAATAA
- a CDS encoding LysR family transcriptional regulator, with translation MTQQPKHVPLPQEFLHSRNLTLHKLNVFCIVAKYSSVTRTAEHLNIAQPAVTAHLRSLEESLGTQLVRKAGRNIELTQAGERVYSWATEVMQRSTEMFLDLEDIRQGILGETKIAATMVVGTYKLPDIIIRFHKEYPTSKVCMSMSSPRLATEAVLSGDCDFGVALIDPNQDTSRLEIELLWKEPLFLVAALNSSFAGNVASLSDLASLPFVTPRKGQIARELIDEALRTAGVVRTNSVLEFGHPEPILSAIRADIGVGFVFQSAVPANPEKDGLRIVQTPEIDIAIPLFLIHDKKMVFSAPQTELISEIRNTFANFGRETTKS, from the coding sequence ATGACACAACAGCCGAAACATGTCCCTCTGCCACAGGAGTTTCTGCATTCCAGAAACCTGACGTTGCATAAACTCAATGTATTTTGCATCGTTGCCAAATATTCCAGCGTGACAAGGACCGCCGAACATCTAAACATTGCCCAGCCGGCTGTTACGGCGCACCTGCGCAGCCTCGAAGAAAGTCTCGGAACGCAACTTGTGCGCAAGGCCGGGCGCAATATCGAACTGACCCAAGCCGGCGAACGGGTCTATTCCTGGGCAACCGAGGTCATGCAACGCAGCACGGAGATGTTTCTTGATCTGGAGGATATCCGTCAGGGTATCCTTGGAGAAACCAAGATCGCAGCCACAATGGTCGTCGGAACATATAAACTTCCAGATATCATTATCCGGTTTCACAAGGAGTATCCGACCAGCAAGGTCTGCATGTCGATGTCCAGCCCCCGCCTCGCCACCGAGGCCGTTCTCTCCGGCGACTGCGATTTTGGCGTCGCCCTGATTGACCCTAACCAGGACACATCGCGGCTTGAAATCGAATTGCTCTGGAAAGAACCCCTCTTCCTTGTTGCGGCCCTGAACAGCAGCTTCGCCGGAAATGTCGCAAGCCTGTCGGACCTCGCCTCCCTGCCGTTCGTCACCCCCCGCAAGGGACAGATCGCCCGCGAACTCATTGACGAGGCCCTGCGCACCGCGGGCGTTGTCCGCACAAACAGCGTCCTGGAATTCGGGCATCCTGAACCGATCCTGAGCGCCATTCGCGCAGATATCGGTGTCGGCTTTGTGTTTCAGAGCGCCGTGCCCGCCAACCCGGAAAAAGACGGGCTTCGCATCGTGCAGACACCGGAAATCGACATCGCCATCCCTCTGTTCCTGATCCATGACAAGAAAATGGTCTTCTCCGCGCCGCAAACCGAACTGATCTCGGAAATCCGCAATACGTTTGCGAATTTCGGACGGGAAACCACAAAATCATAG
- a CDS encoding universal stress protein, whose protein sequence is MTIKNILLAHTGSAGFPHSLRHAVKVAKRHEAWLTGIYGGPSSYFDQVLGLTEDLHDKLKTVRAAKIEGSRELFQQEVEAAGIENRARFLMPEVIGKLSLAEIARNFDFIVTGYPPKLPTDEYRAVSPDVMALQSGRPVLVVPDDYISEGLANHVLVAWDGKRASARALSDAMTVLEDAPKKVSILTVGDVLHEMPTGTDIVTHLERHGIQAEHILRPRSGRKIAEIIETTASEIGAQLIVMGAYEHSKFSQDLFGGVTHHVIRTAKVPVFMSH, encoded by the coding sequence GTGACCATTAAAAACATCCTTCTCGCCCACACTGGAAGCGCGGGATTTCCCCATAGCCTTCGTCACGCCGTGAAAGTTGCAAAACGCCATGAAGCATGGCTGACCGGCATTTATGGCGGACCGTCGTCCTATTTCGATCAGGTGCTGGGTCTGACCGAAGACCTCCACGACAAGCTCAAGACGGTGAGAGCCGCAAAAATCGAGGGCTCGCGGGAGTTGTTTCAGCAGGAAGTGGAAGCCGCCGGGATCGAAAATCGCGCCCGTTTTCTCATGCCCGAGGTCATCGGCAAACTTTCTCTGGCAGAGATCGCCCGGAATTTCGACTTCATCGTAACCGGCTATCCTCCGAAACTTCCCACGGATGAATACCGGGCCGTCAGCCCGGATGTGATGGCGCTGCAAAGCGGTCGCCCCGTACTTGTGGTGCCCGATGACTATATCTCAGAAGGGCTGGCCAATCATGTGCTGGTCGCATGGGACGGCAAACGGGCCTCCGCGCGTGCGCTGAGCGACGCCATGACCGTGCTCGAAGATGCACCGAAGAAGGTCTCGATCCTGACCGTCGGCGATGTGCTTCACGAGATGCCCACAGGCACCGATATCGTGACCCACCTCGAACGCCACGGCATACAGGCGGAACACATCCTGCGTCCCCGATCGGGACGAAAAATCGCGGAGATCATCGAAACTACGGCTTCTGAAATCGGCGCACAGCTGATCGTGATGGGCGCATACGAGCACAGCAAGTTTTCGCAGGATCTGTTCGGCGGTGTCACCCACCATGTAATCCGCACCGCCAAAGTGCCAGTGTTCATGTCGCACTAA
- a CDS encoding lytic transglycosylase domain-containing protein, with product MLNLILATADRHEGNRALRQVGLGPDDWQVLFRALVEAESSYNPTAVSPKGAYGLGQLMPDTARALSVDPRDPSQNLDGAARYLLAQLATFKDIDLALAAYNAGPHRVIQYAGVPPFSETRAYIARIHRIQSRLAGTPTNKPSFRLATSLPERAPVLIDFQ from the coding sequence ATCCTCAATTTGATCCTGGCCACCGCAGATCGCCACGAGGGCAATCGCGCCCTGCGGCAGGTTGGTCTGGGCCCGGATGATTGGCAGGTCCTGTTCCGCGCACTGGTCGAAGCTGAAAGCAGCTACAACCCGACCGCCGTAAGCCCCAAGGGCGCCTATGGTCTCGGCCAACTGATGCCGGATACCGCCCGTGCTCTCAGCGTCGATCCGCGCGATCCCTCCCAGAACCTCGACGGCGCGGCGCGCTATCTCCTCGCTCAACTCGCCACGTTCAAGGACATCGACCTTGCGCTCGCGGCCTACAATGCCGGTCCTCACCGCGTGATCCAATACGCGGGCGTCCCACCCTTCTCCGAGACGCGTGCCTACATTGCGCGCATTCACCGGATACAGTCTCGGCTGGCGGGGACGCCTACGAACAAGCCAAGCTTCCGCCTCGCGACCAGCCTGCCAGAGCGCGCACCGGTCCTCATTGATTTTCAGTAA
- a CDS encoding TrbC/VirB2 family protein, giving the protein MLRHRLSRLLPTATTLTILSAPAFAQDLSPIQTMLETVEAALTGPIGIAVATLAVIGTGFMCMMGRLNWGWFASVIIGIVLIFSAGTIVDGFS; this is encoded by the coding sequence ATGCTTCGACATCGCCTCAGCCGCCTTTTGCCCACCGCTACAACCTTGACGATTCTCTCGGCACCCGCTTTCGCGCAAGACTTGTCGCCGATCCAGACCATGCTGGAAACCGTCGAGGCCGCTCTCACCGGTCCGATCGGGATCGCGGTCGCGACGCTCGCGGTCATTGGCACCGGCTTCATGTGTATGATGGGAAGGCTCAACTGGGGCTGGTTCGCCTCGGTCATCATCGGGATCGTGCTGATCTTCTCGGCCGGCACCATTGTCGACGGCTTCTCGTGA
- a CDS encoding type IV secretion system protein VirB3: MAERSPLFLGLARPPKYLGLPVGYLVVLATGVVLPFIWTKSMAFFLIGLVAYPILWFVADREPHFFEVLRVSYGSVRPTKNRALHGGDSFGA; this comes from the coding sequence ATGGCAGAACGATCCCCCCTGTTTCTGGGCCTCGCCCGTCCGCCCAAGTATCTGGGTCTCCCTGTCGGATACCTCGTGGTGCTGGCGACAGGGGTCGTTCTGCCGTTCATCTGGACCAAGTCCATGGCCTTCTTCCTGATCGGCCTCGTCGCCTATCCGATCCTCTGGTTCGTCGCCGACCGCGAGCCGCATTTCTTCGAGGTGCTGCGCGTCTCCTATGGATCGGTGCGCCCGACGAAGAACCGGGCCCTGCATGGAGGCGACAGCTTTGGCGCTTGA
- a CDS encoding type IV secretion system protein B4 translates to MEATALALDAGTLSTHGTALLQAGGGEFARESYLAEHLPYFALADDDVMVLREGDLMATLRLDGLNPMTTEDARLDALKRAVAAIVAQTGNAFGFYIHRISVPQDLGMRPIEGDSFAAAIDTRWQAHVKDLRPAKRQLYLSVIRRPDISARIPLLRALARRAWVKDRATRLQELNEVMGFFEVALASANPVRLTKSGGEWLGYLNTLNAGSFSPIAFGHSALPLSHTLSNCRATFDGEVVTLTDAVTGRVKYGALFSMKSYPALTDVTLLDALDLPLDIVLTNSFSPIPNNIMAERIQRIIRQMHASDDAAVSLREQLGQAADDQEAGRIAFGDHHLSIAVYAPDRDTLERAAAQIKRVGQEIMSVIVRENMALKATYFAQSPGNFGYRARKTPISSINFADFAALHGSVEGRGPDQSPWGQTISALPTVGTSGYRFNFHEAGGPGKEPTVGHTLVLGRTGTGKTLTTAFLAAQAQRVGARLFFFDKDRGLEMAVRALGGRYNEIRAGVPTGLNPLATETDERGRAWLSDWLATLLTRNGTLTGEQSRHIQSAVGQNADAGAALQRFVSFETLFQSLDDDGELQSRVAEWAPGGRYGWVFDESERGAGLKLTGDIVGFDMTEILDMTTERMAVLSYIFRQIERVVEDRRPTIIVLDEAWKLLDDPYFGARLENWLVTLRKMNCVVIMMTQYPSQLRDSRVGKTIVETVPTQILFPNDRATISDYDFLRVNAKEAALLVQPTIGQRIALVRSAGDSVFVDADLSALGNLLPILGGGATGEARVRADWRANPDFWRHVI, encoded by the coding sequence ATGGAGGCGACAGCTTTGGCGCTTGATGCAGGCACACTTTCCACTCACGGAACGGCACTCCTTCAGGCTGGCGGCGGGGAGTTCGCGCGGGAGAGCTATCTCGCCGAACACCTGCCGTATTTTGCTCTCGCCGATGACGATGTCATGGTCCTGCGCGAGGGCGATCTGATGGCGACCCTGCGCCTCGACGGGCTTAACCCGATGACCACTGAGGACGCCCGGCTCGATGCGCTCAAACGCGCGGTCGCAGCCATCGTCGCCCAGACCGGTAATGCCTTTGGTTTCTACATCCACCGGATCTCAGTCCCGCAGGATCTCGGGATGCGCCCTATCGAGGGAGACAGCTTCGCCGCCGCGATCGACACGCGCTGGCAGGCCCATGTCAAAGACCTGCGCCCCGCCAAACGCCAACTTTATCTCAGCGTGATTCGGCGGCCTGACATCTCGGCCCGTATTCCGCTCCTGCGCGCGCTGGCCCGCAGGGCCTGGGTCAAGGACCGCGCGACACGCCTGCAGGAGCTGAACGAGGTCATGGGCTTTTTCGAGGTGGCGCTTGCGTCGGCCAACCCAGTCAGACTCACGAAGTCCGGTGGTGAATGGCTGGGCTATCTCAATACCCTGAACGCGGGCAGCTTCTCCCCCATCGCCTTCGGGCATAGCGCCCTGCCCCTCTCGCATACCTTGAGCAATTGCCGCGCGACCTTTGATGGCGAAGTTGTCACCCTGACCGATGCCGTGACCGGTCGGGTCAAATACGGCGCTCTCTTTTCGATGAAGTCCTACCCCGCACTCACCGACGTCACACTCCTCGACGCGCTCGACCTGCCGCTGGATATCGTGCTGACGAACTCCTTCAGTCCGATCCCGAACAACATCATGGCCGAACGCATCCAGCGCATCATCCGTCAGATGCATGCCTCCGACGATGCCGCCGTCTCTCTGCGCGAACAACTGGGCCAGGCCGCCGATGACCAGGAAGCGGGCCGCATCGCCTTTGGCGATCATCACCTCTCCATCGCCGTCTACGCCCCGGACCGCGACACGCTCGAACGCGCCGCCGCCCAGATCAAACGCGTTGGCCAAGAGATCATGTCGGTGATCGTGCGCGAGAACATGGCGCTTAAAGCCACCTACTTCGCACAATCTCCCGGCAACTTCGGCTACCGCGCCCGCAAGACGCCGATTTCCTCGATCAACTTCGCGGATTTCGCGGCACTTCACGGCAGCGTCGAAGGGCGCGGGCCGGATCAGTCGCCTTGGGGTCAGACCATTTCGGCCCTGCCCACGGTCGGCACCTCGGGCTATCGGTTCAATTTCCACGAGGCGGGCGGCCCCGGCAAGGAACCAACGGTCGGCCATACGCTTGTGCTCGGTCGCACCGGCACGGGCAAGACGCTGACCACCGCTTTCCTCGCAGCCCAAGCGCAGCGGGTCGGCGCGCGGCTCTTTTTCTTCGACAAGGATCGCGGCCTCGAAATGGCGGTTCGCGCCTTGGGCGGGCGCTACAACGAGATCCGCGCGGGCGTACCGACAGGGCTGAATCCGCTCGCCACCGAGACAGACGAGCGCGGCCGTGCCTGGCTTTCGGACTGGCTGGCGACACTCCTCACGCGCAATGGCACACTCACCGGCGAGCAATCCCGCCATATCCAGAGTGCGGTCGGCCAGAACGCCGATGCGGGCGCGGCGCTGCAGCGCTTTGTCAGTTTCGAGACGCTGTTTCAGTCGCTCGATGATGATGGCGAGCTGCAGTCCCGCGTCGCCGAATGGGCGCCGGGTGGACGTTACGGATGGGTTTTCGACGAGTCCGAGCGCGGCGCGGGCCTCAAGCTCACAGGCGACATCGTCGGGTTTGACATGACCGAGATCCTCGACATGACCACCGAGCGGATGGCGGTGCTCTCCTACATTTTCCGCCAGATCGAACGCGTGGTCGAAGACCGCCGCCCCACCATCATCGTGCTCGACGAGGCCTGGAAGCTTCTGGACGATCCGTATTTCGGGGCGCGGCTGGAAAACTGGCTGGTGACGCTGCGCAAGATGAACTGCGTCGTGATCATGATGACGCAGTACCCGAGCCAATTGCGCGACAGCCGCGTCGGCAAGACCATCGTCGAGACCGTCCCGACCCAGATCCTCTTCCCCAACGATCGCGCCACGATCTCGGACTATGACTTCCTGCGCGTGAACGCCAAGGAGGCCGCCCTTCTGGTCCAGCCCACCATCGGCCAGCGCATCGCGCTTGTGCGCTCGGCGGGCGACAGTGTCTTCGTCGATGCCGATCTCTCTGCCTTGGGCAACCTCCTCCCCATCCTTGGCGGCGGCGCCACCGGCGAAGCCCGCGTACGCGCCGATTGGCGCGCCAATCCCGATTTCTGGAGACATGTGATATGA
- a CDS encoding transglycosylase SLT domain-containing protein encodes MSRAAIISAGLCLGLSALPALAQGVPTQDNSAIGRAIARVTALAEDLGVQQDKDRTESTLADVQADQLRVLEEMTAAITGPGFDIRALEGNANFGVAAVYPNTDPSPMNSRLFGEGRETVEMMIVEVAGEFAGAPGVTRAGLSATQWRCLFQALIKQESRFNVTAQSPVGAYGLTQLMPGTAADLGVDRYDVKDNLRGGARYITTQLNRFGNIPHALAAYNAGPGRVIEYGGVPPFAETQGYVRNISKFYNEYLAVVGGADALGTLSPSDFALAEYASISEAGVYYAADSSATTEQVINRLRAIILQIDAQPNAKAAWELNTYAKAEIGRILNLRVRLMAANQQREAAYAQHLVADRLAERDFMQMGVPE; translated from the coding sequence ATGAGCCGTGCCGCGATCATATCTGCCGGGCTCTGCCTCGGCCTCAGCGCCCTGCCCGCGCTCGCCCAAGGCGTGCCGACGCAGGATAATTCCGCGATTGGCCGCGCTATCGCGCGGGTAACGGCGCTCGCCGAGGATCTGGGCGTTCAGCAAGACAAGGACCGCACCGAGTCCACGCTTGCGGATGTCCAAGCCGACCAGCTGCGCGTCCTCGAAGAGATGACCGCGGCGATCACCGGTCCCGGCTTCGATATCCGCGCGCTCGAGGGCAATGCGAATTTCGGGGTGGCGGCGGTCTATCCCAATACCGATCCCAGCCCGATGAACAGCCGCCTTTTCGGAGAGGGCCGGGAGACGGTCGAGATGATGATCGTCGAGGTCGCGGGCGAGTTCGCAGGCGCCCCGGGTGTGACCCGGGCCGGTCTCTCGGCCACCCAGTGGCGCTGCCTCTTCCAGGCGCTGATCAAGCAGGAGAGCCGCTTCAACGTCACAGCACAAAGCCCCGTTGGCGCCTATGGGCTGACCCAACTCATGCCCGGAACCGCCGCCGACCTCGGCGTCGACCGTTATGATGTGAAAGACAACCTCCGCGGCGGCGCGCGTTACATCACCACCCAGCTCAATCGCTTCGGCAACATCCCTCATGCGCTTGCGGCCTATAACGCAGGCCCGGGCCGGGTGATCGAATATGGCGGCGTTCCGCCCTTTGCCGAGACCCAAGGCTACGTCCGCAATATCTCGAAATTCTACAACGAATACCTGGCTGTCGTGGGCGGTGCCGACGCGCTCGGCACACTCTCTCCCTCGGATTTTGCGCTCGCCGAATATGCCAGCATCTCCGAGGCGGGCGTCTATTACGCCGCCGACAGCTCGGCCACCACCGAACAGGTGATCAACCGCTTGCGTGCCATCATCCTGCAGATCGACGCGCAACCCAATGCCAAAGCGGCCTGGGAGCTCAACACCTATGCCAAAGCCGAGATCGGTCGCATCCTCAACCTTCGCGTCCGGCTGATGGCGGCAAACCAGCAGCGCGAGGCGGCTTACGCGCAGCACCTCGTCGCCGACCGGCTGGCCGAGCGCGACTTCATGCAGATGGGAGTTCCCGAATGA
- a CDS encoding type IV secretion system protein, whose amino-acid sequence MRHFLLTVAAVTTLGFASPAAAQGVPTFDGSQLGQLVAQLEHMAEDLNVQMQQLATMRLELETQLSQLTNLEAQLTSLIEGSGLGELFATVEEFRALRGKLVAPLNTAQSLASGDFLSGFNPGAELSASVERVLSGSGFTSGRLSTLSGSDQPADNRIATSAGASAMLSVAAEASHEEAGQSLERLETMVGLIDDQDGLKAAVDLNTRVTAELGIILTQIWRLEAAQGVSAGQLGVVDAATLADERKFRSMAVDP is encoded by the coding sequence ATGAGACATTTTCTCCTGACCGTGGCCGCAGTCACCACACTCGGGTTTGCCTCGCCCGCAGCGGCGCAGGGCGTGCCGACCTTTGATGGATCACAGCTTGGTCAGCTCGTGGCACAGCTCGAGCACATGGCCGAGGACCTGAACGTCCAGATGCAGCAGCTCGCCACCATGCGGCTGGAACTAGAAACCCAGTTGTCGCAACTGACGAACCTCGAGGCGCAATTGACTTCACTGATTGAGGGCAGCGGGCTCGGAGAACTCTTCGCCACTGTCGAAGAATTCCGCGCGCTGCGTGGCAAGCTGGTGGCCCCCCTCAATACCGCGCAGTCACTGGCCAGCGGCGATTTCCTGAGCGGGTTCAATCCAGGCGCAGAACTCTCGGCCTCGGTCGAACGGGTTCTGTCGGGCAGCGGCTTCACCTCGGGACGACTGAGCACGCTCTCGGGCTCCGATCAGCCTGCCGACAACCGCATCGCCACCTCGGCCGGGGCAAGCGCCATGCTCTCCGTCGCAGCCGAGGCGAGCCACGAAGAGGCAGGGCAAAGCCTCGAACGGCTCGAGACCATGGTCGGGCTCATCGACGATCAGGACGGGCTGAAGGCCGCCGTCGATCTCAACACCCGCGTCACCGCCGAGCTCGGCATCATTCTAACCCAGATCTGGCGCCTCGAAGCAGCCCAAGGCGTCAGTGCCGGCCAGCTTGGCGTCGTCGATGCCGCGACCCTCGCGGACGAGCGCAAATTCCGCTCAATGGCGGTGGATCCATGA